A segment of the Lepus europaeus isolate LE1 chromosome X, mLepTim1.pri, whole genome shotgun sequence genome:
CCGTTCACAGCCAAGGCCAGCGAGATCACCGGCCTGAGCAGCGAAGGCCTGGCGCGCTCCCGGAAGGCTGGCTTCGACGGCGCCGTGGTGCGGACATTGCAGGCATTCCTGAGCCGCCAAGAGGGCCCCATTTGCCTCGTGGCTCACAACGGCTTTGACTATGACTTCCCCCTGCTGTGCACGGAGCTGCAGCGCCTCGGTGCCCACCTGCCGCGGGATACCATCTGCTTGGACACACTGCCAGCGCTGAGGGGCCTGGACCGTGCCCACAGCCATGGTACCCGCGCCCAGGGCCGTAAGGGCTACAGCCTGGGCAGCCTCTTCCACCGCTACTTCCACGCTGAGCCTAGCGCAGCGCACTCGGCCGAGGGGGATGTGCACACCCTGCTCATGGTCTTTCTGCACCGCGCTGCCGAGCTCCTCTCCTGGGCCGATGAGCAGGCCCGCAGCTGGCTCCACATCGAGCCCATGTACATGCCGCCTGACTCCCCGCACCTCCAGTCCTGAGGTCTGGAGCTGTCactgcctggagctgtgctgcccctgccccctacTGTTAGCTGAGCAGCCccaggcctgtgcacctgccggccagctctccccatccctcccctcccccttcccctgcttTGCCGTGGCCTCCCATGACCCTGGAGCCTTGTCTCACCCTGGCCCATGCATTCCCCGGGGGGAGTttgctgcttcctggcttccacctttcACCCTCTTTCTCAATAAACATCATTGCTAACTATGCACCTGGCCCGACTCTTGGGGCCAGACGCCCCCTGGCCGATCTGGTCAGGGGCTGGAGCCCCCGAGCCCTGTCTGCTCAGCCCATCCCTGCAGCAAGCCCCGTGGGTGGGTGGAGAGTCGCTGCTGGTCCAAGGGGCTGATGGCGTAGGGCTGTGGCACCTCCTGCCTCGTTTTCCCTAGAGACCCATGGAAGCCCTAAGAACACTTGCCCGAGCCTGACCCTGTGCCACTGAGGGCAATGAAAGGGGGAGCTGAGCCTGTgtggctatgcctgcctggggcacgcccagctccagccctggcctgtggcgaGAACCCCGTGTCACCAGTGCCCCCAACCTCTGTGCCGGGACATGGGGCTGGGAGGAATCACCCCCACCCACAAAGAAGCTGCCGACACCGACACACTGTGTCCGTGTGAAGTGTGTAGCCTAGGCAGGCCTGGCTGCGAGGTTCACTTGGGGCATGGAGCAGAAGGTGACACCTGGCCAGGAACCTGTCGGGGGTCCTGTGTCCCTTGTCATCAGCTGTGTTGGCTGAGCTTCAGGGTGCTGGCTAACCTGCCTGTGGGGCCCCACCCGGAGGCACTCCCAGTCGCGGGCGTGGGGAGGCGGGCGAGGAGAGACCTGTGTCACCAAACACACAGGCAGGTAAGAAGGGGTGCGGTGGCCACACCCGGGAGTGGCTCCCATGAGCCAAGCCTGCAGCCTTGAGCCCGCCAGGCCCGTTTGGGGAATGCTAAGTAGGTCACAATGAATGGAGCAACGTGCGAGCTGGCCGGGTGAGGAGGCCAGAAAGCAGGCAGCAGACACGTCACAGCCCGTGCTGACGCAGAGCCTCAcagccccagggagccaggggaggcTGTAAGCAGGACAGGGACAAAATCTGATCTGAGTTTTACgctgcctctctgcctgctgGGTGAATGGCCTTAGAGGaggagcagggggcagcagccaaggaggaagagaagctgggctctgctggggggagggttgggggaggggcagctacGGGCAGCACCTACAAGGGCTGGTGTGGCAACCTGCTTAGTATGTGGAGTGTCACGAGGCCGGGGtcagccaggctgggcctccCTGCAGGACACAGCGCTAGGCAGGTGCTGAAGATGTGGTGTCCAGGCAGGGCCTGCTCCCATTAACCGAGCTAACCAGGTTCCACGCAGCCTGAATTGAGAGGTGGGGCCCTAACAGTGCAGGCCTGCCACTGTCTTGCTGGGCCGGGTCGCATTCAGCCACTCCTCATTCAGCAGGCCGCAGGGGCTCAGCTCCACGAAGTCCGCTGCCCAGTCTCACCTCTTCGCCACCACCCGaggctcccctgcctccccaggggacTGGCTTCACATGCCCTCCGTGAGCCCACACTGGGACGGGCCAAGCCAAGCACACTGCTTCTGTGCTGCTCAGATGCGCTGCGTGCTGCGACCTGCCCCTGGCCCTCCCGGCAGTGTCCTGCTGATAAACACCCACCAGGCAGCCCTCCAGGGAAGCGCCCGCAAGTGCCAGTCCCCGCCCACGCCAGGATGCGGGTCAGAGCTGCGAGCGTCCCTGAGTCCCGGCAGCTACTTCCTTGCTGAATCGGGTAGCAGTTTTCCAATACTGCAAAGGCTACCCATAGGGTGTTGTGAACGTGTTCTCCATTGCTTTCTTAAGTTCACAGGTTGATAAAACGTGGCCCGAACGGGAAGATGCAATAATGCATTTTGAATATCTCCTTTATTTTTGTAACTGTTTGTCAGTTTATATAATGTAATTtttagaagacttatttatttttctgaaagtcagagttatacagacagaggagaggcagaaagagagaggtcttccatccactggttcactccccagatggccacaaaggccggagctgtgctaatccgaagccaggagccaggagcttcttccaggtctcccacacaggtgcaggggcccaaggacctgggctatcttctactgctttcccaggccatagcagagagctggatcggaagaggagcagccgggactcgaactggtgcccatatgggatgctggcactgaaggtggtggctttacccactgtggcacagcactggcacctaTAATGCAATTTTAGAAGTTGCTTTATttgagacagacagggagagagcgtccactcctatccactgattcactccccaaatgctcacaacagttgcagctgtgccaggctgaagccaggagcctggaactcaatccgggtctcccacacgggtggcagcaCTCTGGAgtcagagcccagagccaggaactcaggtcCTTCAGAACAGGATGGTGGGGTCTGAACCGGTGTTTTCAgtgctggattgaattcctgcccATGCTCTAATTTCTAGTGATGGTCATGTTTAAAAATCAGCTCTCCAAATTCGTAAACATGTAACATCTTTTAGAATGACTAAAAGCAAAAAGGCTAAGCATACCAAGTTGTTCGCAAGGTGCCACCCAACACTTCCGCTGCTAGGTTTCTAGCTGGCAGAGGGGATTtgtgagcccatccaaagcctgGTACCAGAGTGTTCATGGCAGCTTTGTTTATAGCAACCCCAACCTGGAAATCACCACAGTGtccaccacacacccacacacacagaggcatccctacacacacacacaggcatccctacacacacacaggcatgcccacacacacacacacacagacatccctacacacacagaggcatccctacacatacacaggcatccctgcactcacacatacacatacacacagaagcatccctacacacacacggGCATccctatagacacacacacagcatcccTACACAACACAGGCATTCCTACccacacacaggcatccctacaCACAAAAGAATCcctacacccacacacagacatccctacacacacagacatacctacacatacacaggcatccctacacacacagaggtatccctatagacacacacacagcatcccTACACAATGCAGGCATTcgtacacacacagaggcatccctgcacacacacaggcatccctacacatacacaggcatcccattagaaacacaggcatccctacacatacacaggcatccctgcacacacacaggcatccctacaCACAGACAGGTATCCCTACAAacacacaggcatccctacacatacacaggcatccctacacacacagaggtatccctacacacacacaggcatccctacacatacacaggcatcccattagacacacaggcatccctacacacacagaggcatccCTACACATACACAGGCATCCCTATAGACACAGAGgcatccctgcacacacacaggcatccctatAGACACAAACACAGGTattctgagacacacacacatacacacgtgcttGCACATACACATCcctgcactcacacatacacatacacaagaagcatccctacacacacaggcatccctacacacacacaggcatccctatAGACACACACAGGTaatctgagacacacacacatacacacgtgcttGCACATACACATCcctgcactcacacatacacatacacaagaagcatccctacacacacaggcatccctacacacacacaggcatccctacacacacacaggtatccctacacacacacaggcatccctacacacacacaggtatccctacacacacacaggcatctctacacatacacaggcatccctacacacacagaggcatccctgcacacacacaggcatccctacacacacacaggcatccctacatacacacaggcatccctacacacacacaggtatccctacacacacacaggcatccctacacatacacaggcatcccattagacacacaggcatccctacacacacagaggcatccCTACACATACACAGGCATCCCTATAGACACAGAGgcatccctgcacacacacaggcatccctacacatacacaggcatcccattagacacacaggcatccctacacacacagaggcatccctgcacacacacaggcatccctacaCATACACAGGCATCCCTACACATACACAGGCATCCCTACATATACACAggcatccctacacacacagaggcatccctacacatacacaggcatccctatagacacacacacaggtattctgagacacacacacatacacacgtgcttGCACATACACATCcctgcactcacacatacacatacacaagaagcatccctacacacacaggcatccctacacacacacacaggcatcccattagacacacacacaggtattttgacacacacacacattcacacgtgCTTGCACATACACATCCTTgcagtcacacatacacatacacagaagcatccctacacacacacacaggaatcccgacacacacaggcatccctacactcacacaggcatccctacacacacaggcatccctatagacacccacacacaggcatccctacacccacacacaggcatccctacacacacagaggcatccctacacatacacaggcatccctacacacacacaggcatccctacacacacaggcatcccattagacacacacacagttattttgacaaacagacacatagacacatacacatgtgctTGCACATACACATCcctgcactcacacatacacatacatacagaagcatccctacacacacaggcatctctacacacacacaggcatcccaatacacacacacaggtattttgacacacacacacatacatacgtgCTTGCACATACACATCcctgcactcacacatacacatacacacagaagcatccctacacacacaggcatccctatAGACACACAGGAatccctacacacacagacatacctacacccacacacaggcatccctacacacacagaggcatccCTATAGACACAGACATAGCATTCCTACACAACACAGGcattcctacacacacacacaggcatccatACACACACAAGGCATCCCTACACCCACACACAGGCATcactacacacacagaggcatccCTACACCCACACAGGCATCCCTTCACCCACACAggcatccctacacacacaggTATCCCCCCCACAAGCATCCCTAAACACACAGGaatccccccccacacacaaagcatccctacacacacacaagcatccctacacacacacaggcatccctacacccaaacacaggcatccctacacacacaggTATCCCCTCCACAAGCATCCCTAAGCACACAGGAATCCCCCCCCAACAagcatccctacacacacacaggcatccctacaACACACAGGtattttgacacacacacacatacacacgtgcttGCACGTACACATCCCTgcagtcacacatacacatacacactgaagcatccctacacacacaggcatccctacacacacaggcatccctatAGACACACACAGgtatttcaacacacacacatacacacttgcttgcacatacacatacacacatcccgGCACtcactcatacacatacacacagaagcatccttacacacacacaggcatccctacacccacacacaggcatccctacacccacacacaggcatccctaaagaaaaacacacaggTATTTTGatagacacatacacacgtgctTGCACATACACATCCCTGCACtcagacatacacatacacacacacgcatccctacacacacacacaggcatccctacacacacacaggcatccctatacacacacaggtattttgacacacacacacacatacacacgtgcttGTACATACACATCcctgcactcacacatacacataaacactgaagcatccctacacacacaggcatccctacacacacaggcatccctatAGACACACACAGgtatttcaacacacacacatacacacttgcttgcacatacacatatacacatcccGGCACtcactcatacacatacacacagaagcatccttacacacacacaggcatccctacacccacacacaggcatccctacacccacacacaggcatccctaaagaaaaacacacaggTATTTTGatagacacatacacacgtgctTGCACATACACATCCCTGCACtcagacatacacatacacacacacgcatccctacacacacacacaggcatccatacacacacacaggcatccctatacacacacaggtattttgacacacacacacatacacacgtgcttGTACATACACATCcctgcactcacacatacacatacacacagaagcatccctacacacacacagacatccctacacacacacacaggcattcctacacacacacaagcatccctatagacacacacacaggtatttcgacacacacacacatacacacgtgcttGCACATACACATCcctgcactcacacatacacatacacacaggcatccctacacacacacaagcatccctacagacacacacaggcatccctatagacacacacacaggtattttggcagacacatacacacgtgctTGCACATACACATCcctgcactcacacatacacatacacacagaagcatccctacacacacacacaggcatccctacacacacgcacacacgggcATTCCTACACACACAAGCATccctatagacacacacacaggtatttcgacacacacacacatacacacgtgcttGCACATACACATCCcttcactcacacatacacacagaagcatccctacacacacaggcatccctacacacacacaggaatccctacacacacaggcatccctacaCCCACACAAGGCATccctatagacacacacacaggtattttgacacacacacacatacacatgtgcttGCACATACACATCCCtgcattcacacatacacacagaagcatccctacacacacacaggcatctctatagacacacacacacaggtattttggcagacacatacacacgtgctTGCACATACACATCcctgcactcacacatacacatacacacagaagcatccctacacacacaggcatccctacacacacacaggcatccctacacacacacaggaatccctacacacacaggcatccctacaCCCACACAAGGCATccctatagacacacacacaggtattttgacacacacacatacacacgtgcttGCACATACACAGCCcttcactcacacatacacacagaagcatccctacacacacacaagcatccCTA
Coding sequences within it:
- the TREX2 gene encoding three prime repair exonuclease 2, yielding MSKAPRAETFVFLDLEATGLPSAEPEIAELSLFAVHRSSLENPERDDSGAPVLPRVLDKLTLCMSPTRPFTAKASEITGLSSEGLARSRKAGFDGAVVRTLQAFLSRQEGPICLVAHNGFDYDFPLLCTELQRLGAHLPRDTICLDTLPALRGLDRAHSHGTRAQGRKGYSLGSLFHRYFHAEPSAAHSAEGDVHTLLMVFLHRAAELLSWADEQARSWLHIEPMYMPPDSPHLQS